The following are encoded together in the Glycine soja cultivar W05 chromosome 5, ASM419377v2, whole genome shotgun sequence genome:
- the LOC114411880 gene encoding protein QUIRKY, with the protein MMTTPFQQPPQTVRRLVVEVVDARNLLPKDGQGSSSPYVVADFDGQRKRTTTRFKELNPVWNEPLEFIVSDPENMEFEELEVEVYNDKKFGNGSGRKNHFLGRVKLYGTQFSRRGEEALVYYTLEKRSVFSWIRGEIGLRIYYYDEMLMEEEKPPPPPQQQQQQQEEQGERTEQDRNKPPPGVVVVEEGRVFEAPGAMEQCVPLPSGPPHSPRVVVVAESPPPVVHVSQDPPLAEMCEPPASEMQFHPEVRKMQANRGNRVKILKRPNGDYLPKDISGKKTGNESERVHPFDLVEPMQYLFVKIWKARGLAPPSEGPIVRVRMSSQSRRSNPASYRPSEPPDSPEWNQTFALSYNNTNDANSATLEISVWDSPTENFLGGVCFDLSDVPVRDPPDSPLAPQWYRLEGGTADQNPGRVSGDIQLSVWIGTQSDDAFPEAWISDAPYVAHTRSKVYQSPKLWYLRVTVVEAQDLNIAPNLPPLTAPEVRVKVELGFQSQRTRRGSMNHRSLSFHWNEDLLFVAGEPLEDSVIVLLEDRTTKEPALLGHIVIPLSSIEQRIDERHVAAKWYTLEGGPYCGRVQMRLCLEGGYHVLDEAAHVCSDFRPTAKQLWKPAVGILELGILGARGLLPMKSKGGGKGSTDAYCVAKYGKKWVRTRTVTDTFDPRWNEQYTWQVYDPCTVLTVGVFDNWRMFADVSEDHRPDCRIGKVRIRVSTLESNRIYTNSYPLLVLTRTGLKKMGEIELAVRFACPSLLPDTCAVYAQPLLPRMHYLRPLGVAQQEALRGASTKMVAQWLARSEPPLGHEVVRYMLDADSHVWSMRKSKANWFRIVAVLAWAVGLAKWLDDIRRWKNPVTTVLLHILYLVLVWYPDLIVPTAFLYVVLIGIWYYRFRPKIPAGMDTRLSQAEAVDPDELDEEFDTMPSSKPPDVIRMRYDRLRMLAARVQTVLGDFATQGERLQALVSWRDPRATKLFIGVCLTITVALYAMPPKMVAVALGFYYLRHPMFRNPMPSATLNFFRRLPSLSDRLM; encoded by the coding sequence ATGATGACGACGCCGTTTCAGCAACCGCCCCAAACCGTACGGAGACTGGTCGTGGAAGTGGTGGACGCGCGCAACCTGCTCCCCAAGGATGGGCAAGGCAGCTCCAGCCCTTACGTGGTGGCGGACTTCGACGGCCAGAGGAAGCGAACCACGACCCGGTTCAAGGAGCTGAACCCGGTCTGGAACGAGCCTTTGGAGTTCATCGTCTCCGACCCAGAGAACATGGAGTTCGAGGAGCTCGAAGTGGAGGTGTACAATGACAAGAAGTTCGGCAACGGAAGCGGCCGCAAGAACCACTTCCTCGGGAGGGTTAAGCTCTACGGAACTCAGTTTTCAAGAAGAGGCGAAGAAGCTCTTGTTTACTACACGCTCGAGAAGAGAAGCGTGTTCAGTTGGATAAGAGGAGAAATTGGCCTCAGGATTTATTACTACGACGAGATGCTTATGGAAGAGGAGAaaccgccgccgccgccgcagcagcagcagcagcagcaggagGAGCAAGGTGAGAGAACGGAACAAGACCGGAACAAGCCGCCGCCGGGGGTGGTGGTTGTCGAGGAGGGACGGGTTTTCGAGGCTCCTGGAGCGATGGAGCAATGCGTGCCTCTTCCTTCAGGTCCTCCTCATTCGCCGCGTGTTGTGGTCGTGGCTGAATCTCCGCCGCCGGTGGTTCATGTTTCGCAGGATCCGCCGTTGGCGGAAATGTGTGAGCCTCCGGCGTCGGAAATGCAGTTCCACCCCGAGGTGAGGAAAATGCAGGCCAACAGAGGGAATAGGGTGAAGATTTTGAAGCGGCCGAACGGTGATTACTTGCCTAAAGATATTTCTGGAAAGAAAACTGGTAATGAGTCTGAGCGAGTTCATCCCTTCGATCTGGTGGAGCCGATGCAGTACCTGTTTGTGAAAATCTGGAAGGCCCGTGGGCTCGCTCCTCCCAGTGAAGGCCCAATCGTGAGGGTTAGGATGTCGAGCCAATCCAGGAGATCCAATCCCGCAAGTTACAGGCCCAGCGAGCCCCCCGATTCGCCGGAATGGAACCAGACATTCGCGCTGAGTTACAACAACACGAACGATGCAAACAGCGCCACACTGGAGATTTCGGTTTGGGATTCCCCGACAGAGAATTTCCTCGGTGGCGTTTGCTTCGACCTCTCCGACGTTCCGGTGAGAGATCCTCCGGACAGTCCCTTGGCGCCGCAATGGTACCGCCTCGAAGGAGGAACCGCCGATCAGAATCCCGGGAGAGTCTCCGGTGACATTCAGCTTTCCGTGTGGATCGGGACGCAATCCGACGACGCGTTCCCGGAAGCGTGGATCTCAGACGCACCCTACGTGGCTCACACTCGATCCAAGGTTTATCAATCGCCAAAGCTCTGGTACCTGCGCGTGACGGTGGTGGAAGCGCAAGACCTGAATATTGCTCCGAATCTGCCTCCACTGACAGCGCCGGAAGTGAGGGTGAAGGTGGAATTAGGGTTCCAATCGCAGCGAACAAGGAGAGGATCCATGAACCACCGCAGCTTATCGTTCCACTGGAACGAGGACCTTCTATTCGTAGCCGGTGAGCCACTGGAAGATTCTGTCATAGTTCTGTTGGAAGATCGAACCACCAAGGAACCGGCGCTGCTAGGCCACATCGTGATTCCTCTGAGCTCAATCGAGCAGCGAATCGACGAGCGCCACGTGGCAGCAAAATGGTACACCTTAGAGGGCGGGCCCTACTGCGGCAGAGTCCAGATGCGCCTCTGCCTGGAGGGAGGGTACCACGTGCTGGACGAAGCGGCGCACGTGTGCAGCGACTTCCGTCCCACGGCGAAACAGTTATGGAAGCCGGCGGTGGGGATTCTAGAGCTTGGAATTCTTGGCGCTCGGGGGCTGCTACCGATGAAATCCAAAGGCGGTGGAAAGGGGTCCACGGATGCTTACTGCGTGGCAAAGTATGGGAAGAAGTGGGTCCGGACCCGAACCGTAACCGATACCTTCGATCCACGGTGGAACGAGCAGTACACGTGGCAGGTATACGACCCCTGCACGGTCCTCACCGTGGGAGTGTTCGACAACTGGCGCATGTTCGCTGACGTGTCGGAGGACCACAGGCCCGATTGCCGCATCGGCAAGGTACGCATACGCGTGTCTACGCTGGAGAGCAACAGAATATACACTAACTCCTACCCCCTCCTCGTCCTCACGCGAACCGGCTTGAAAAAAATGGGCGAAATCGAATTAGCGGTTCGCTTCGCCTGCCCCTCCCTGCTGCCCGACACGTGTGCGGTGTACGCCCAGCCCCTGCTTCCGCGTATGCACTACCTCCGCCCGCTCGGGGTGGCGCAGCAGGAGGCTCTCCGCGGCGCCTCCACGAAGATGGTGGCGCAGTGGCTGGCTCGCTCGGAGCCGCCGCTGGGGCACGAGGTGGTTCGGTACATGCTGGACGCAGACTCGCACGTGTGGAGCATGAGGAAGAGCAAAGCCAATTGGTTCAGAATCGTGGCGGTGTTGGCTTGGGCGGTTGGACTGGCAAAATGGTTAGATGACATAAGAAGGTGGAAGAATCCAGTTACCACAGTGCTACTCCACATTCTTTACTTAGTCCTCGTTTGGTATCCGGATTTGATTGTTCCCACCGCCTTCTTATATGTTGTTTTAATCGGAATATGGTATTACCGGTTCAGACCCAAGATTCCGGCCGGGATGGATACCCGCTTGTCGCAGGCCGAAGCGGTTGATCCGGACGAGCTGGACGAGGAATTCGACACCATGCCAAGTTCCAAACCACCCGATGTAATTCGAATGCGATATGATAGGTTAAGAATGCTGGCTGCAAGGGTGCAAACAGTGTTGGGTGATTTTGCCACACAGGGTGAGAGGCTTCAAGCATTGGTTAGTTGGAGGGACCCTAGGGCTACAAAATTGTTCATTGGAGTCTGCCTTACCATAACTGTAGCACTCTATGCTATGCCACCAAAAATGGTGGCGGTGGCGTTAGGCTTTTATTACCTCCGCCACCCCATGTTCCGGAACCCAATGCCCTCCGCCACGTTGAACTTTTTCCGGCGACTTCCCAGCCTCTCGGATCGCTTGATGTAG
- the LOC114411881 gene encoding protein PAF1 homolog isoform X1, producing MDRQWRPPPPPPPPNVCPACFHSHFPFCPPPSPFPYANPNFKRPRIDDNPISFSDDERRLKLIRDHGSHTYAPHPNHNAFPPPHNAQFRSSPHPSQRVPDGFHHIGAMQPQPPHQGNQHNFNGRVVHYPYPYPAPNDNNMEAPWFFKGQPQPPLPSSPPPPLPMEPSMNQLKTYFSPPKKPPSLFPVPEPHPMPQPYYPTAFPSEREPSKQQYLGDSQSFAINQLAAERPKVIDASRLFRHPHRASRPDHFVIILRGLPGSGKSYLAKMLRDLEVENGGDAPRIHSMDDYFMTEVEKVEDSEASKSSSSGRSKKLVTKKVMEYFYEPEMEEAYRSSMLKAFKKTVEEGVFTFIIVDDRNLRVADFSQFWATAKRSGYEVYILEATYKDPVGCAARNVHGFTQEDIEKMSKQWEEAPSLYLQLDVKSLFHGDDLKESRIQEVDMDMEDDLGDALLPVQGKEADKVVDPPFGEDASFLKAGKNWDAEEEHPTEVRELGKSKWSEDYGEDDIDQTEGMKGNINALSGLIHHYGKERKSVHWGDQGGKTGFSIGAAKKVNALSLVIGPGAGYNLKSNPLPEEDSPTRNSVDSKKHSIFQEQIRAERESFKAIFDRRRHRIGGLDVEED from the exons ATGGATCGTCAATGGcgtcctcctccaccaccaccaccacccaaTGTCTGCCCCGCTTGCTTCCACTCCCACTTCCCTTTTTGCCCTCCCCCATCCCCCTTCCCTTACGCCAACCCCAATTTCAAGAGACCCCGAATCGACGACAACCCTATCAGTTTCTCCGACGACGAACGCAGGTTAAAGCTCATTCGCGATCACGGATCCCACACCTACGCGCCACACCCTAATCACAACGCCTTCCCTCCTCCCCACAATGCCCAATTCAGATCTTCCCCTCACCCCTCGCAGCGCGTTCCCGACGGTTTCCATCATATTGGTGCCATGCAGCCACAACCACCTCACCAAGGGAACCAGCACAATTTCAATGGAAGAGTAGTTCACTATCCTTATCCCTACCCTGCTCCCAATGATAATAATATGGAGGCTCCTTGGTTCTTCAAGGGGCAGCCTCAGCCTCCTCTTCCTTCTTCGCCGCCGCCACCTCTTCCCATGGAACCGTCTATGAATCAATTGAAAACGTACTTTTCACCACCCAAGAAACCTCCTTCTCTTTTTCCCGTTCCCGAACCTCACCCCATGCCTCAGCCCTATTACCCCACCGCTTTTCCTTCCGAG cgGGAACCATCGAAGCAGCAGTACTTGGGGGATTCCCAATCTTTTGCGATAAATCAATTGGCTGCAGAGAGACCTAAAGTGATCGATGCTTCGCGCTTATTCCGGCATCCGCATCGAGCTTCACGCCCAGAtcattttgtcatcatcttgCGAGGCCTTCCAG GTAGTGGTAAGAGTTACCTTGCAAAGATGTTGCGTGATCTTGAGGTTGAAAATGGTGGCGATGCTCCACGAATTCATTCTATGGATGATTATTTTATGACTGAGGTTGAAAAG GTTGAGGATAGTGAGGCATCAAAATCTTCAAGTTCAGGCAGGAGCAAGAAGCTTGTGACAAAGAAGGTCATGGAGTATTTTTATGAACCTGAAATGGAGGAG GCATATCGGTCAAGCATGTTGAAAGCTTTCAAGAAAACTGTTGAGGAAGGAGTTTTCACCTTTATTATTG TGGATGACCGCAATCTGCGGGTAGCTGATTTTTCTCAGTTTTGGGCAACTGCAAAG AGATCGGGGTATGAAGTTTACATTTTAGAAGCTACATACAAGGATCCGGTG GGTTGTGCTGCTAGGAATGTCCATGGATTTACACAGGAAGACATAGAAAAGATGTCTAAGCAATGGGAAGAAGCTCCATCCTTGTATCTGCAGCTTGATGTGAAG TCATTATTTCATGGAGATGATCTAAAGGAAAGCAGAATACAGGAG GTTGACATGGATATGGAAGATGATCTGGGTGATGCATTACTTCCAGTTCAAGGAAAAGAAGCTGATAAAGTTGTTGACCCTCCATTTGGAGAAGATGCAA GTTTCCTAAAGGCTGGGAAGAATTGGGATGCTGAAGAGGAACATCCAACAGAAGTCAGGGAGTTGGGTAAAAGCAAATGGTCAGAAGATTATGGTGAAGATGACATTGATCAAACTGAAGGTATGAAGGGCAATATAAATGCTCTGTCTGGGTTAATTCATCATTATGGCAAGGAACGAAAATCTGTACATTGGGGTGATCag GGTGGCAAGACAGGGTTTTCAATAGGGGCTGCAAAGAAGGTAAATGCTTTGTCTTTAGTGATCGGACCTGGTGCTGGATATAACCTG AAATCTAATCCATTACCTGAAGAGGATAGTCCAACCCGTAATAGTGTGGATTCAAAGAAGCATAGCATATTTCAAGAACAAATCCGGGCTGAACGAGAATCTTTCAAAGCTATTTTTGATAGGAGACGGCACAGGATTGGTGGACTTGATGTGGAAGAGGACTAA
- the LOC114411883 gene encoding inactive protein RESTRICTED TEV MOVEMENT 2-like → MASARGTTRVGVRTRARTPVVEEIVPNSGWTEDSAGHYLLVDLPDFRKEEMKLQVNSYGRIVVSGERNLNEWKHVHFRLTFPAPLNSDMDKIAGKFDGGILYVTVPKQVTQQNKESETAKVGNGKVERAEEKDSHQHGNGEVERAAENDSHAPNADEGRIGPNQHDNHIEHEVKRHENEHIGEFPEQVIRNWHQESMLRSAVGVLRKNKGIVVTAVIAFSLGLFVSHKFNSTGP, encoded by the exons ATGGCCAGTGCTAGAGGTACTACAAGGGTTGGAGTAAGAACAAGGGCACGAACTCCAGTTGTGGAAGAGATAGTACCTAATTCTGGATGGACAGAGGACTCTGCGGGCCATTACCTTCTAGTGGATCTTCCCG ATTTCAGGAAGGAGGAGATGAAGCTCCAGGTTAATAGCTATGGCCGTATTGTTGTATCAGGAGAGAGGAACTTAAATGAGTGGAAACATGTTCATTTTCGGCTGACTTTTCCAGCACCGCTGAACTCTGATATGGATAAGATAGCTGGAAAGTTTGATGGTGGAATCCTTTATGTCACTGTCCCCAAGCAAGTAACACAACAGAACAAAGAAAGTGAGACTGCGAAAGTTGGAAATGGAAAAGTTGAAAGAGCAGAAGAGAAAGATAGCCATCAGCATGGAAATGGTGAAGTTGAAAGAGCAGCAGAAAATGATAGCCATGCACCCAATGCTGATGAGGGGAGGATAGGTCCCAATCAGCATGACAACCATATAGAGCATGAAGTAAAAAGACATGAAAATGAGCACATTGGAGAATTTCCTGAACAAGTAATAAGGAATTGGCATCAAGAATCCATGTTAAGAAGTGCAGTGGGGGTTTTGAGGAAAAACAAAGGAATTGTAGTAACAGCTGTTATAGCATTTTCCTTGGGGTTGTTCGTATCTCACAAATTCAACAGCACAGGTCCTTGA
- the LOC114411879 gene encoding uncharacterized protein LOC114411879, with protein MTLLEVIKDASVNSKPLDSPLDYPIVLNPGGILPNLKPEVEDESSSSLIKPLIGWQISQTDAEIIDVSKKFFTQLKAKLKNTNNLDKGEFISSLNSYLENIRDKLGVVIGVDSSCSGYTRILIEKLGVFIGKDVAGLVLDGSVSLEIWEVVKALIVNGITEHSCYSDLVTKLVVKKRSDLLCLCIKHGFDLGSSEILTILRYFLSPSKDSYDSMVTVKKEWECQALLAIEKASDSNLKKKYLLIAKEASILLMMAYDGFSASEICLHYLFSSSNINDVMLSPSFSKLNSKELINLIRYLAKWLKKYERFPQAGPCPKASSVSVLGLNVCDWVPKLEDVIKCLGLVLDENFSSLVLHPQFHEELRSIEGVVSCLTVEAKFCHLMTDVVDKIKIEVKGENN; from the coding sequence ATGACTTTGCTAGAAGTAATTAAGGATGCTTCAGTCAATTCAAAACCACTTGATTCACCTTTGGACTACCCAATTGTTCTGAACCCAGGTGGTATCTTACCTAATTTAAAGCCTGAAGTTGAAGATGAATCTTCTTCATCCCTCATAAAACCCCTTATTGGGTGGCAAATTTCACAAACTGATGCTGAGATTATTGACGTTAGCAAAAAGTTCTTTACACAACTGAAGGCTAAGCTTAAGAACACTAATAATTTGGataagggtgagtttattagtAGTTTGAATTCCTATCTAGAAAACATTAGGGACAAATTAGGGGTTGTGATTGGGGTTGATTCATCCTGTAGTGGTTATACCAGGATTTTGATTGAAAAGCTTGGAGTTTTCATAGGTAAAGATGTTGCTGGCCTGGTTTTGGATGGGAGTGTTTCTTTGGAGATTTGGGAAGTGGTCAAGGCTTTGATTGTTAATGGTATTACTGAGCATTCTTGTTATTCAGACCTGGTTACGAAGTTAGTGGTGAAAAAGAGGTCTGATTTGCTCTGTTTATGCATTAAGCATGGTTTCGATCTTGGTTCATCAGAAATACTTACCATTTTGAGGTACTTTCTTTCTCCATCCAAAGATAGTTATGACAGTATGGTAACTGTGAAGAAGGAGTGGGAGTGCCAAGCACTGTTGGCCATTGAGAAAGCAAGTGATAGCAATCTTAAGAAGAAGTACTTGCTTATAGCAAAGGAGGCTTCCATTTTGCTTATGATGGCATATGATGGTTTCTCTGCTTCTGAAATTTGTTTGCATTATCTGTTTTCATCATCCAACATCAATGATGTGATGTTATCCCCTTCATTCAGTAAGTTGAACAGCAAAGAGTTGATAAATTTGATTCGTTATTTAGCCAAGTGGTTGAAGAAATATGAGAGGTTTCCTCAAGCAGGACCATGTCCAAAAGCCTCATCAGTTTCAGTTTTGGGTTTGAATGTTTGTGATTGGGTTCCTAAACTCGAAGATGTTATAAAATGTCTTGGCTTAGTGCTTGATGAGAATTTTTCTTCGTTGGTGTTACATCCACAGTTTCACGAGGAGCTGAGATCAATTGAAGGAGTGGTTAGTTGTTTGACTGTTGAAGCCAAATTTTGCCACTTGATGACTGATGTAGTGGACAAAATAAAGATCGAAGTAAAAGGTGAAAATAATTAA
- the LOC114411881 gene encoding uncharacterized protein LOC114411881 isoform X2 produces MDRQWRPPPPPPPPNVCPACFHSHFPFCPPPSPFPYANPNFKRPRIDDNPISFSDDERRLKLIRDHGSHTYAPHPNHNAFPPPHNAQFRSSPHPSQRVPDGFHHIGAMQPQPPHQGNQHNFNGRVVHYPYPYPAPNDNNMEAPWFFKGQPQPPLPSSPPPPLPMEPSMNQLKTYFSPPKKPPSLFPVPEPHPMPQPYYPTAFPSEREPSKQQYLGDSQSFAINQLAAERPKVIDASRLFRHPHRASRPDHFVIILRGLPGSGKSYLAKMLRDLEVENGGDAPRIHSMDDYFMTEVEDSEASKSSSSGRSKKLVTKKVMEYFYEPEMEEAYRSSMLKAFKKTVEEGVFTFIIVDDRNLRVADFSQFWATAKRSGYEVYILEATYKDPVGCAARNVHGFTQEDIEKMSKQWEEAPSLYLQLDVKSLFHGDDLKESRIQEVDMDMEDDLGDALLPVQGKEADKVVDPPFGEDASFLKAGKNWDAEEEHPTEVRELGKSKWSEDYGEDDIDQTEGMKGNINALSGLIHHYGKERKSVHWGDQGGKTGFSIGAAKKVNALSLVIGPGAGYNLKSNPLPEEDSPTRNSVDSKKHSIFQEQIRAERESFKAIFDRRRHRIGGLDVEED; encoded by the exons ATGGATCGTCAATGGcgtcctcctccaccaccaccaccacccaaTGTCTGCCCCGCTTGCTTCCACTCCCACTTCCCTTTTTGCCCTCCCCCATCCCCCTTCCCTTACGCCAACCCCAATTTCAAGAGACCCCGAATCGACGACAACCCTATCAGTTTCTCCGACGACGAACGCAGGTTAAAGCTCATTCGCGATCACGGATCCCACACCTACGCGCCACACCCTAATCACAACGCCTTCCCTCCTCCCCACAATGCCCAATTCAGATCTTCCCCTCACCCCTCGCAGCGCGTTCCCGACGGTTTCCATCATATTGGTGCCATGCAGCCACAACCACCTCACCAAGGGAACCAGCACAATTTCAATGGAAGAGTAGTTCACTATCCTTATCCCTACCCTGCTCCCAATGATAATAATATGGAGGCTCCTTGGTTCTTCAAGGGGCAGCCTCAGCCTCCTCTTCCTTCTTCGCCGCCGCCACCTCTTCCCATGGAACCGTCTATGAATCAATTGAAAACGTACTTTTCACCACCCAAGAAACCTCCTTCTCTTTTTCCCGTTCCCGAACCTCACCCCATGCCTCAGCCCTATTACCCCACCGCTTTTCCTTCCGAG cgGGAACCATCGAAGCAGCAGTACTTGGGGGATTCCCAATCTTTTGCGATAAATCAATTGGCTGCAGAGAGACCTAAAGTGATCGATGCTTCGCGCTTATTCCGGCATCCGCATCGAGCTTCACGCCCAGAtcattttgtcatcatcttgCGAGGCCTTCCAG GTAGTGGTAAGAGTTACCTTGCAAAGATGTTGCGTGATCTTGAGGTTGAAAATGGTGGCGATGCTCCACGAATTCATTCTATGGATGATTATTTTATGACTGAG GTTGAGGATAGTGAGGCATCAAAATCTTCAAGTTCAGGCAGGAGCAAGAAGCTTGTGACAAAGAAGGTCATGGAGTATTTTTATGAACCTGAAATGGAGGAG GCATATCGGTCAAGCATGTTGAAAGCTTTCAAGAAAACTGTTGAGGAAGGAGTTTTCACCTTTATTATTG TGGATGACCGCAATCTGCGGGTAGCTGATTTTTCTCAGTTTTGGGCAACTGCAAAG AGATCGGGGTATGAAGTTTACATTTTAGAAGCTACATACAAGGATCCGGTG GGTTGTGCTGCTAGGAATGTCCATGGATTTACACAGGAAGACATAGAAAAGATGTCTAAGCAATGGGAAGAAGCTCCATCCTTGTATCTGCAGCTTGATGTGAAG TCATTATTTCATGGAGATGATCTAAAGGAAAGCAGAATACAGGAG GTTGACATGGATATGGAAGATGATCTGGGTGATGCATTACTTCCAGTTCAAGGAAAAGAAGCTGATAAAGTTGTTGACCCTCCATTTGGAGAAGATGCAA GTTTCCTAAAGGCTGGGAAGAATTGGGATGCTGAAGAGGAACATCCAACAGAAGTCAGGGAGTTGGGTAAAAGCAAATGGTCAGAAGATTATGGTGAAGATGACATTGATCAAACTGAAGGTATGAAGGGCAATATAAATGCTCTGTCTGGGTTAATTCATCATTATGGCAAGGAACGAAAATCTGTACATTGGGGTGATCag GGTGGCAAGACAGGGTTTTCAATAGGGGCTGCAAAGAAGGTAAATGCTTTGTCTTTAGTGATCGGACCTGGTGCTGGATATAACCTG AAATCTAATCCATTACCTGAAGAGGATAGTCCAACCCGTAATAGTGTGGATTCAAAGAAGCATAGCATATTTCAAGAACAAATCCGGGCTGAACGAGAATCTTTCAAAGCTATTTTTGATAGGAGACGGCACAGGATTGGTGGACTTGATGTGGAAGAGGACTAA